One region of Thalassophryne amazonica chromosome 16, fThaAma1.1, whole genome shotgun sequence genomic DNA includes:
- the LOC117528332 gene encoding myeloid-associated differentiation marker homolog, which translates to MIKVDLHTITQPVGIMRIVATILSCLLFSLVAAVGYCGSSYWAWCMFTWCFCCFFSLLILILEFTGLSTKVPFNWTDFTSAFAMLATLMCLAASILYPTFFTCKTCYHQIGASVVSWVCFSVYAGEVALNYFRPSGQNSGFLSTIPGLMKMVETFVACIIFTSLEPEQYNSSAQLQWCVAVYSLCFIFSILIILFPVGQLGSFLPFSLEMFVIVYNIVAAAMYLSAMVIWPLCSSQMNKSNSSLESCFKSNSTVCRKVECSNKLVMVTIMTIINFIIYTLDIAYSIRVVFCISDQ; encoded by the coding sequence ATgatcaaggtggacctgcataccATCACCCAACCTGTGGGCATCATGCGAATTGTGGCAACCATCCTCAGCTGCCTGTTGTTCAGCCTGGTGGCAGCAGTGGGATATTGTGGATCTTCCTACTGGGCATGGTGCATGTTCACCTGGTGCTTCTGCTGCTTCTTTTCCCTTCTAATCCTCATCCTGGAGTTCACCGGCCTCAGTACTAAAGTGCCTTTCAACTGGACTGACTTCACCTCTGCCTTTGCCATGCTTGCAACCCTCATGTGCCTGGCTGCCTCCATCCTCTACCCCACTTTTTTCACCTGCAAGACCTGCTACCACCAGATCGGTGCGTCTGTGGTGTCCTGGGTCTGTTTCAGCGTGTACGCCGGAGAGGTGGCTCTCAACTATTTTCGTCCGAGCGGGCAGAACAGCGGATTTCTTTCTACGATACCTGGACTGATGAAGATGGTGGAGACTTTTGTGGCCTGTATCATCTTCACCTCCTTGGAGCCAGAGCAATACAACTCCAGTGCACAACTGCAGTGGTGCGTGGCGGTGTACTCCTTATGTTTCATTTTTTCCATCCTCATAATCCTGTTCCCAGTGGGACAGCTCGGGTCGTTTTTGCCATTTTCCCTTGAAATGTTTGTGATCGTCTACAACATCGTGGCTGCAGCGATGTACCTGTCAGCTATGGTGATTTGGCCACTCTGCAGTTCCCAAATGAATAAGAGTAACTCTAGTCTTGAGTCTTGTTTTAAATCGAACTCGACTGTTTGTAGGAAAGTTGAGTGTTCTAATAAACTGGTGATGGTCACCATCATGACCATAATTAACTTCATTATCTACACCCTGGACATCGCCTACTCTATACGTGTTGTGTTCTGCATCAGTGACCAATGA
- the LOC117528333 gene encoding myeloid-associated differentiation marker homolog produces MVTLDFSILTVPVGIVRLLEVVFTCVSFSLVASAGHLVQSFWTWCMFTWCFCFCVTLLIIFLEFTSLHTKLPISWDDFTSAFSMLATLMVLAASVIYPTYYTCSSCAKQIGATVTSCLAFILYAIEVGLSRAKPGEVSGFLSTVPGLLKVLEAFIACIIFICLEHSMYSKYPGLVWCVAVYSICFIFALFVIIFTVCRLLSLFPAPFDKVLTGCNVLAVLMYMTAVVIWPLYSFKNNSRPSTCKVGSCPWDNLVVITFMTCFNLIAYVVDTVYSVRLVFFISRT; encoded by the exons ATGGTTACGTTGGACTTCAGCATACTGACGGTGCCGGTGGGCATTGTGCGGCTACTGGAGGTGGTCTTCACCTGCGTCTCCTTCAGCCTGGTGGCATCAGCAGGCCACTTGGTGCAGTCCTTCTGGACGTGGTGCATGTTCACTTGGTGCTTCTGCTTCTGCGTCACCCTCCTCATAATCTTCCTGGAATTCACAAGTCTCCACACAAAGCTGCCGATCTCCTGGGATGACTTCACCAGCGCTTTTTCGATGTTGGCGACGCTGATG GTGCTTGCAGCTTCCGTCATCTATCCCACCTACTACACCTGTTCCAGCTGTGCCAAACAGATCGGTGCCACTGTTACTTCATGTCTGGCTTTCATCCTGTATGCCATTGAGGTGGGGCTGTCCCGGGCCAAACCTGGTGAAGTCAGCGGTTTCCTATCCACTGTTCCAGGTCTCCTCAAGGTTCTGGAGGCCTTTATAGCCTGCATCATCTTCATATGCCTGGAACATTCCATGTACTCCAAGTACCCAGGGTTAGTGTGGTGTGTTGCCGTCTACTCCATTTGCTTCATTTTTGCGCTGTTTGTCATAATATTTACAGTTTGCCGCCTCCTGTCTCTCTTCCCCGCACCATTCGACAAAGTTCTAACAGGCTGCAATGTGCTGGCTGTCTTGATGTACATGACAGCTGTGGTCATCTGGCCACTGTATAGCTTCAAGAACAATTCCAGGCCCAGCACCTGTAAGGTTGGTTCCTGTCCGTGGGATAACTTAGTGGTTATCACTTTTATGACCTGTTTCAACCTTATAGCGTACGTGGTTGACACAGTTTATTCTGTAAGGCTCGTGTTCTTCATCAGCAGAACGTAG